The proteins below come from a single Caulobacter flavus genomic window:
- a CDS encoding tryptophan halogenase family protein — MSDQRVRSVVVVGGGTAGWMTAAALAKTLSAQRLKITLVESEAIGTVGVGEATIPPILTFNAMLGIDERAFMRATKASFKLGIEFVDWGAVGETYHHPFGTFGLDLEGLKFHQVWRKFSELAGPIGDYNLTEAAARRWRFSLPDPDPSKVMSSLRYAYHFDAGLYARFLRGFSEQRGVVRIEGRIGQVDQNGETGFVEAVVLEDGRRIEGDFFVDCTGFRGLVIGQALKVPYQDWGRWLPNNRAVAIGCELGGDGLTPFTRATAREGGWQWRIPLQHRIGNGYVYSSHHVDDDRALDTLLANLDGAPTDEPNFLRFTPGRRERAWEKNVCSIGLSAGFIEPLESTSIHMIQAGITKLLALFPGNGVDPLEVDEYNRLTAEQVDRIRDFVILHFHATRRDDTDYWRYLSSMIVPDSLARRMELFAHRGRWFPSEYDLFHEPNWLAVLLGQGIVPEEWDPLVDSLPDNQVRQRLSQLSDLIARTAEAMPGHAEFVARYCGAQQGVAA; from the coding sequence ATGTCAGACCAACGCGTGAGGTCCGTCGTTGTCGTGGGCGGCGGCACGGCCGGGTGGATGACGGCGGCGGCCCTGGCCAAGACGCTCAGCGCCCAGAGGCTGAAGATCACCCTCGTTGAGTCCGAGGCCATCGGCACGGTGGGCGTCGGCGAGGCCACCATTCCGCCGATCCTGACCTTCAACGCCATGCTCGGCATCGACGAGCGCGCGTTCATGCGGGCCACCAAGGCCAGCTTCAAGCTGGGCATCGAGTTCGTCGACTGGGGCGCGGTCGGCGAGACCTACCACCATCCGTTCGGAACCTTCGGCCTGGACCTGGAGGGCCTGAAGTTCCACCAGGTCTGGCGCAAGTTCTCAGAGCTCGCCGGGCCGATCGGCGACTACAACCTCACCGAGGCCGCCGCCCGACGCTGGCGCTTTTCCCTGCCCGATCCCGACCCGTCCAAGGTCATGTCGAGCCTGCGATACGCCTACCATTTCGACGCCGGCCTCTACGCCCGCTTCCTGCGCGGCTTCTCCGAACAGCGCGGCGTCGTCCGCATCGAGGGCCGCATCGGCCAGGTGGACCAGAACGGCGAGACCGGCTTCGTCGAGGCGGTGGTGCTGGAGGACGGTCGCCGGATCGAGGGCGACTTCTTCGTCGACTGCACGGGTTTCAGGGGCCTCGTCATCGGCCAGGCCCTGAAGGTCCCCTACCAGGACTGGGGCCGCTGGCTGCCCAACAACCGCGCCGTGGCCATCGGCTGCGAGTTGGGCGGCGACGGCCTCACCCCGTTCACCCGCGCCACCGCCCGCGAGGGCGGCTGGCAGTGGCGCATCCCGCTGCAGCACCGCATCGGCAACGGCTACGTCTACTCCAGCCACCACGTCGACGACGACCGGGCGCTCGACACACTGCTGGCCAATCTCGACGGCGCCCCGACCGACGAGCCCAACTTCCTGCGCTTCACGCCGGGCCGCCGCGAGCGCGCCTGGGAGAAGAACGTCTGCTCGATCGGCCTTTCGGCGGGCTTCATCGAACCGCTGGAAAGCACCAGCATCCACATGATCCAGGCCGGGATCACCAAGCTGCTGGCGCTGTTCCCGGGAAACGGCGTCGATCCGCTGGAGGTCGACGAATACAACCGCCTGACCGCCGAGCAGGTCGACCGCATTCGCGACTTCGTGATCCTGCACTTCCACGCCACCCGGCGCGACGACACCGACTACTGGCGCTACCTGTCGTCGATGATCGTGCCCGACAGCCTGGCCCGGCGGATGGAGCTGTTCGCCCATCGCGGCCGCTGGTTCCCGTCGGAATACGACCTGTTCCACGAGCCCAACTGGCTGGCCGTGCTGCTGGGCCAGGGGATCGTGCCCGAGGAATGGGACCCGCTGGTCGACAGCCTGCCCGACAACCAGGTGCGCCAGCGCCTGTCGCAGCTTTCCGACCTGATCGCCCGCACCGCCGAGGCCATGCCCGGCCACGCGGAATTCGTCGCCCGCTACTGCGGCGCCCAGCAAGGAGTCGCCGCGTGA
- a CDS encoding tryptophan halogenase family protein — protein MTNDRIRHVVIVGGGTAGWMTAAALGRFLKDGVTKVTVIESEAIGTVGVGESTIPQINMFNRMLGLDEDDFLRRTKATYKLAIEFRDWKQIGHTYHHPFGPYGVDMEGVSFHAYWLRYQAMGEAADLSDYSLQSLAAAQARFQRPTGQKNSPLGDIAYAFHFDAGLYARFLRDYAEARQVRRIEGKITHVAQRGTDGFVESVTLENGTVVEGDLFVDCSGFRGLLIEQTLKSGFEDWSHWLLNDRAVAVPCASGGSTDPVTRATARPAGWQWRIPLQHRIGNGYAFSSEHISEDEATAYLLANLDGEALADPWTLRFKAGRRKKSWHKNVVAIGLSAGFMEPLESQSIHLIQVGISRLLAMFPDRRFQQPDIDRYNRVMTFEYEKIRDFLILHYKATERSDTPYWDYLREMPIPDYLADKIAVFESHGRIFRENEELFNDTSWFAVMVGQGLKPKGWDPMADVMSEDLLRARMNEIRAVIARSVDGMPDHMAFVADRVARAQAA, from the coding sequence GTGACCAACGACCGCATCCGCCACGTCGTCATCGTCGGCGGCGGCACCGCCGGCTGGATGACCGCCGCCGCCCTGGGCCGCTTCCTCAAGGACGGAGTCACCAAGGTCACGGTGATCGAGAGCGAGGCCATCGGCACCGTCGGGGTCGGCGAGTCGACCATCCCCCAGATCAACATGTTCAACCGCATGCTGGGCCTGGACGAGGACGACTTCCTGCGCCGCACCAAGGCCACCTACAAGCTGGCCATCGAATTCCGCGACTGGAAACAGATCGGCCACACCTACCACCACCCGTTCGGCCCCTACGGCGTCGACATGGAGGGGGTGTCGTTCCACGCCTACTGGCTGCGCTACCAGGCCATGGGCGAGGCGGCCGACCTTTCGGACTACTCGCTGCAGTCGCTGGCGGCCGCCCAGGCCAGGTTCCAGCGGCCGACCGGCCAGAAGAACTCGCCGCTGGGCGACATCGCCTACGCCTTCCACTTCGACGCCGGCCTCTACGCCCGCTTCCTGCGCGACTACGCCGAGGCGCGCCAAGTGCGCCGGATCGAGGGCAAGATCACCCACGTCGCCCAGCGCGGGACCGACGGCTTCGTCGAGTCGGTGACGCTGGAGAACGGAACCGTCGTCGAGGGCGACCTCTTCGTCGACTGCTCGGGCTTCCGGGGGCTGCTGATCGAACAGACCCTGAAGAGCGGCTTCGAGGACTGGTCGCACTGGCTGCTCAACGACCGCGCCGTGGCCGTGCCCTGCGCCTCGGGCGGCTCGACCGACCCGGTCACCCGCGCCACCGCCCGCCCCGCCGGCTGGCAATGGCGCATCCCGCTGCAGCACCGCATCGGCAACGGCTACGCGTTTTCCAGCGAACATATCAGCGAGGACGAGGCCACGGCCTACCTGCTGGCCAATCTCGACGGCGAGGCCCTGGCCGATCCCTGGACGCTGCGGTTCAAGGCCGGCCGCCGCAAGAAGAGCTGGCACAAGAACGTCGTGGCCATCGGCCTGTCTGCCGGCTTCATGGAGCCGCTGGAAAGCCAGAGCATCCACCTGATCCAGGTCGGCATCTCGCGCCTGCTGGCCATGTTCCCCGACCGCCGGTTCCAGCAGCCCGACATCGACCGCTACAACCGGGTGATGACCTTCGAATACGAGAAGATCCGCGACTTTCTCATCCTGCACTACAAGGCCACCGAGCGCTCGGACACGCCCTACTGGGACTACCTGCGCGAAATGCCGATCCCCGACTATCTGGCCGACAAGATCGCCGTCTTCGAGAGCCACGGCCGGATCTTCCGCGAGAACGAGGAACTGTTCAACGACACCTCCTGGTTCGCCGTCATGGTCGGCCAGGGCCTGAAGCCCAAGGGCTGGGACCCGATGGCCGACGTCATGAGCGAGGACCTGCTGCGCGCCCGGATGAACGAGATCCGCGCGGTCATCGCCCGCTCGGTCGACGGCATGCCCGACCACATGGCCTTCGTGGCCGACCGGGTGGCGCGAGCCCAGGCGGCTTAG